The genomic window GGCCACGCCAGAAGCGCGGCCGCCCAACCGCACGGAAGCTGGCGGTCGTCGGGAGGCCCGGCGCGGGGCGGGCTAGGGTCGATGAGCCCCAGATCGGCTACCGGGGTGACCGGTCGGCGACAAGGAGGAGCTCCGGGGTCGGAGGGGCCTGGGTCGCGCCGATGGCCGACCGTCATCCCCTTGTGCGATGGCGCGTCGTCGATCAAACGTAGGCGATGCCGACGGGGGAGCTCGGGGGAGCACGCGTGTATCGCAGGTGCGGGCGCGCCGCGCGGCGCGCGGACGCGTTCGGGCGTGCGGCCGTGTTCGTGCTCGCGAGCGGGCTGCTGCAGGCCGTGGGGCCGCACCCGACCGCTTTCGGGGCCGAGGCGCGGTCCACGGTGCAGCTCCTCTACCAGCGCGGACCGGGGGCCGGTTCGTGCCCGGGGGACGAGGCGCTGGCGCGTGCCGTGGAGAGCCGGCTCGGCTACCGTCCGTGGAGCGCTCGCCCCGCGCGATGGGTGCACGCCGAGGTGGCCGCCGACGGGGAGGGCCTTCGCGCGCGCGTGACGCTGCGTAGCGCGGGGGGCGCGCGGCTCGGAGAGCGGGTCCTGCGAGCGCCGAGCCCGGACTGTCGCGAGCTCGCGGCGGCCATGGCCCTCGCCATCAGCATCGCCATCGATCCGTGGGTCGCGCCCGGCGACGGAGGAGGCGCTCCGCGGGCCCCCGCTCCGAGGCCCGCCGCGGTGTCGCCCCCACCGGAGCCGCGTCGAGAGCTCCGCGCCGCGTCGACGTCGCCGGTGCGGTCGACCCCCGCGGTGCAGCCGACCCCGGCGCTGCGGGCGCGCCCGAGAAGTCTCGCGCTCGCCATCGCCGCCGGGCCCTTCCTGTCGGTCGGCGCCGCGCCGTCGCCGAACGCCGGCCTTCGGGTGGATGCGACGCTGCGCTTCGGGCGGACCTCGGTGGGGCTCGAGGGGCGCGTGGACCTTCCGGTAGGAAAGGACCTCGAGCCCGGCCGGCTCAGCACCGCACTGCTCATGGCGGCGGCGCTCGGTTGCGGTCACCTGAGCCTGGTCTCGGCGTGCGTTCTGCTCGGCGGAGGCGCGCTGCGCGTGAATACCTCGGGGCTCGAGCGATCGGCGCCGGTGACCCTCGGCTACGCGGCGGGGGCGCTGCGGCTGGGCCTCGAGGTGCCCCTCGGCGCGGTCCTCGGGCTTCGCGCCCACACCGACCTCTGGGCTCCCTTCTCGCAGACGGAGCTCCGCGAGACCGGGACCGGGCGTGTCTTCTGGGCGGCGCCGGCGGTCTGGGGGAGCTTCGGGCTTTCCCTCCTCGGGCGATTCCTATGACGGAGCGGCAGGGGTCTCTCCAATACCTCCACGTGGTGCCCGCGCCCGACCACGCCTCGCAGCCGCCGGAGCCCGCGTCCTTTGCGGCAACCTATCGCGCCGAGGTGGCGCAGGTCTGGCGCTGTTTGCGTCGGCTCGGCGTCGCGGACGCGGATCTGGAGGACAAGGTGCACGACGTGTTCGTCATCGCCTACCGGCGCTGGGCGGACTACGACGCTGCTCGACCCGCGCGGCCCTGGCTCGCGGGGATTGCGCTCAGGGTGGCTTCGGACTACCGGCGCGCGGCGCCGCGGCGCCGGGAGTGCACCCGGGAGCTCTCGGAGGCGGTGGATCCGCGCAGCTTGCCCGACGCGGCGGTGGCCGAGCGCCAGGCCCGCGAGCTCGTCCTCGCGGCGCTCGAGGCTCTCGATGAGGATCGCCGCGCGGTCTTCGTGCTGCACGAGCTCGAGGGCTACAGCGTCCCCGAGATCGCGACCATCGTGAGCGCGCCCCTCAACACGCTCTATTCGCGCCTGCGCCTGGCCCGCGAGGACTTCGCGGCAGCCGTGCGTCGCTGTGGCGTGCGAGGCTGCCCATGAGCGATCTTCCTCGCCTGACTCCGCTCTCCGAGGAGCTGCTCGCGCTGCTGCGCGCGGAGCGCCGTGCGCCTGACCCGCCGTTTGCTGTCACGGAGGAGCTGCTGGCGCGCGTCCGGGGGACGCTCGGTCTCCCGGTGGAGCCGCTCCCCCCGCGCTCCCTCGACGCTCCGCCCACGGCTCCCTCATCGAGCGCCGGTTCCGCGCACGGAACCTCGGCCGGGCTCACCGGCGCAGCGCGGTCGGTCGCCCCGCGAGGCGCCGCCGGCGCTCTGCTCGCCGCGCTCGGCAAGCCGGCCACCCTCCTGGCTCTCGGGGTCGGCACGTTCCTCGGGGGAGGCGGGGTCTGGTGGGCCCAGCGGGCGGACGCTCCGTCGCAGCGCCAGGGGCTGCGCGATCCGGGGACGAGCCCCGCGACGTCGGTCGAGGCTCGGGCCAGCGCGACGCTCCCCCGCGCGGCGACGGCCGAGTCGAGATCGCCGACGGCCGGGGCTGCCCACGTCGAGGCGAAGCCGAATCCACCCGTCCGGCCTTCCGCGCGTGAGACGGCGCCGGTGGGCCGCTGGCCGAGGACCCGCCGGGGCTCCGCGGGATCGGGGCCGCCAGCTGGCCCGATCGACGCGGACACGCTGGCCGCCGAGCGTGCGCTCCTCGATGGCGTGCGTCACGCGCTCGGGAAGGGCGCGCTCGAAGAAGCCCTCGCCGGGCTCGCCGAGCACGGGGAACGCTTTCCGCGCGGCGTGCTGGTCGAGGAACGGGAGGCTCTGGCGATCCTCGCCCAGCTACGCTCGGGGGCGCTGTCGCTCGCCCGCCGCCGCGCCGCTCGCTTTCACGCGCGCTATCCGCAGAGCATGCTCTGGCCCGCGCTCGAGGAGGCGTTGCGGAAGCGCCCGGGCCGCTGAGCCTCGCGGGACGCTCGCGTGACGGATCGGGGCGCTCCCCTCCAATTCCTCAGCGACGACCGCCGGAGGGAGACCCCATGAACCGCACGCCGCAGAGGCTCGCCGCGCTTTTTCTCCCGAGCCTTTTCGCGCTCGGCTGCAACCGCGCCGTGGAGGTGGGCGCGCGCCCCGACGCGGGGATCCACGTCACCGACCCGCGGCCGACCAAGGCGCCGCTCAGCGAGTGGCGCGGGCACTTCCCGCAGGTGATCGATCGCGAGGTGGACCTGCTCTTTCTCGTCGACAACTCGGACTCGATGGGGGACGAGCAGGCGAGCCTCGCGGCGAACTTCCCGCGCCTCGTCGAGGCGCTCCGGAGCCCCGAGCTCGGAAACGACCTGCCGGACCTGCGCATCGGCGTCGTGAGCTCGGACCTCGGCGCCGGCGCCTACGGCCTGCCGAGCTGCGAGACGCCCGGCGGGCACGGGGGCAAGCTCCTGAGCGCTCCGCGCCTGCCGGGGTGCACGGCCCCGAAGGACCACTTTCTCGCCTACGAGCGCGGGGCCACGAACCTGCCCGTTCCCGCCGATGACCCCGTCGAGCAGGTGAAGGCGGCCTTCTCGTGCATCGCGACCCTCGGCACCGGCGGCTGCGGCTTCGAGCAGTCGCTCGAGGCGGTCCGGCGCGCGCTCGACCCGGCGCTGAACGTTAACCCCGGCTTTCTGCGCAAGGACGCCCTCCTCGCGGTGGTCTTTCTCACCGACGAGGACGATTGCTCGTCGAAGGACGCGAGGCTCTACGACCCCGCGCAGCAGGGGATCTCTGACCCGCTCGGCCCCTTGAACTCCTTCCGCTGCTTCGAGTTCGGCTTTCGCTGCGACGTGAACGACCGCTTGAAGGCGGGGCCACGCCAGAACTGCGTTCCGGACCGGACCTGGCTCTACCCCGTCGAGGAGTACGTGGAGCTCTTCAAGCGCCTCAAGCCCGCGGGGCGCGTGGTGCTCGCGGCCATCTCCGGCCCCCCCGACCGCGTGGAGGTGGGCCGGGACGGCTCGGAGCCGATGCTCCGGCCGAGCTGCGCCGTCTCCAAGAGCGCGGCGGCGGCTCCGGCGCTGCGGCTGAGCGCGGTGCTCGAGGGAGATCCCACGCTGCGCATGGACAGCACCTTCCATTCGATCTGCGACCAGGACTTCGGTCCGGCGCTCTCCCGCCTCGGGCGCAAGCTGGTGGGCAAGCTCTCCCGGCAGTGCGTGGCGGCGCCCCTGCTGAGCGCCTCGGGGAGCCTGCTCTGCGCCGCGGGGGACCCGATCGGCTCGGCCTCCGACGGGCGCGCGGTCACCTGCGCCGCGAGCTGCCTCGAGAAGGCCGAGTGCACCGTCGAGGAGGTGCTGGCCCCGGGGACCCCCTCGGCCAAGGCCACGCCCATTCCGCGCTGCCCGGCGCCGCTCTTCAAGGACCCGGCGGCCACCTGCGGAGCGAGCTGTCCCTGCTGGCGGCTCGTCACCTCCGCCGACCCGGCCAAGCGCTGCGACCCGGCGGTGGACGGCTCGCCGTACCGTCTGGAGGTGGTGCGGTCGGCCGCGCCCGTGCCCGGCGCCGCTGTGCAGGCCCGCTGCACGGCCACGCGCTATCGCTGGGGGAGCCGGGACCTGGCCGATCTCACGCAGTGCGACTAGCACGCTGCCGCCGGCGCGGTGCCCTGAGCGGGGTCCGTAGTCCCTGTTTCCTGGTGGCTGCCGGTGCCGCGGGGCCGGACGACCGCTCGCGATGCGAAGTCATTCCAAGCCGTTGCCTGGATTGAAGGCCCTCCTGACCCGGCACTCCGTTTGCAATCGCATCTCTGCACGATGACCCTGAGGCCACCCGAGGCGGGGACGCACCCCGCTGCCGCGAAGACGCGAGCAGGCTCGGGCCTGCGCGGGCGCGCCCTCCGTCGGTGCGGAGCGGTCGTGCTCGCCCTCGCCCTGTTCGGCGTTCCGATGGTGCGGACCTTCGCGGCACGGGAGGAACCCGCGGCGGCGCTCTCCCGCCTCGAGCGCAGCGCGACGGGCCAGGCGCACCTCCGTCCGAGCACGTTTCGTCGGGACCTGGCCCGGGTCGGGTGGGAGCTCCTGCACCGCCCCGCCGGCGCCGAGCGAGACCAGCTCCTCGGCCGCTTTCGCGCGCTCTCGGCCGTGGCGTATCAGCGCAAGCATGGCGTGACGGTCGGCTGGCTCAGGGAGATGGAGCGCATCGAGGCCGCGATGAAGTCGCCCGAGGCCGTGCACGCCGAGCGAGACGCGCTCGCCGCGCTGGGCTGGGAGCTGCGGCGGGTGCCCTCGGGGAGTCGCTGGCGCGCGGCGTGGGACCGCTGGTTTCGCGCGACGAGCCTGGCGCAGTACCTCTACGGTGCCGAGACGGACGTGCGGCGACCGGGTTACCGCTCGGCGGTCGAGGCCGAGACGCGCCTTACCGACGCGATGCTGGCGCGCATGGTCCCGAGCGACCCGGAGGCCGGGCTGCGCCCGATGCTCGCCGCGGTGGGGCTTCTGCCCGCTGCCCCGGGCACCGAGGAATCGCGCGCCTTGCGCGACGAGGCGCTCAAGCAGGCGGTCGAGCGGCTCGGGCAGAAACTTCGCGCGGTGGCCGCGCGTCTTCACGTGCCGCTCGAGAAGCTCTCCTGGGAGCGCCTCGGCAAGGAGAATCGTCAGCTACAACGCGGGCTGCTCGTTCTCGCCGTGGCCGCGACCGCCAACTTTCATGGGGATCGAGCCATCCCCTTCGTCACCTTCGCGCCGCCGAAGCGCAAGCATCGCGCGGACACGG from Deltaproteobacteria bacterium includes these protein-coding regions:
- a CDS encoding sigma-70 family RNA polymerase sigma factor, encoding MTERQGSLQYLHVVPAPDHASQPPEPASFAATYRAEVAQVWRCLRRLGVADADLEDKVHDVFVIAYRRWADYDAARPARPWLAGIALRVASDYRRAAPRRRECTRELSEAVDPRSLPDAAVAERQARELVLAALEALDEDRRAVFVLHELEGYSVPEIATIVSAPLNTLYSRLRLAREDFAAAVRRCGVRGCP